In Salvia miltiorrhiza cultivar Shanhuang (shh) chromosome 4, IMPLAD_Smil_shh, whole genome shotgun sequence, the DNA window taaataaaaatattcgtAAATGGTGGGGAAAGAATTTAGCCACTCAGTTTCAGTTCAATAAAAAAACGTGGTAGGAACTAAtcattcatttttaaaaaaataataataattgtagtTTCAGTTCAAAGAAGCTAAGAAGTAGGAACACAATCTGAACTAAATTTTTGTCGTGTACAAATTATTTGTGATGCCAAATTGCCAACTAAGACTCTCTCTCTCGCGCGccaaataataattgtattataGTACTTAATTAAAGAgtcaaaattgaataatattttcaattcgTTTGGAAATTTAATCTAATCTATACTCCAATTTAATAATTAAGttgatttattaatataatatacaaTTTTATTCCCAAAAACAATTTAATTACTTATTACGTAAAAAAATTATGTCTGAACCTATCACTATTTGTTGTTCCGATTCTCACAACTTTGTTGTCTGTAGCGTTGTACTTTCAGGCGGCTTAGGTGGCgtttggtttgaatgataaAATAATCCATCCTAATaaattgtttggtttgcatgattgaatcGTTGATTGATAATTTGATCCGCATCTAATCATTTATATGAGTGataattatttatcactttaaaattaggtgaattatttaattagaccTCAAATCCTATCAATCTTATATATCTCATTCACCAAATCAAACGCCTCCTTATCCattcaatgtttaaatttttgCCCCAAACGGATAATTATATACTTATTGAGTTTGATAGTCCAAGCTTTCATACCTTGCTGGAATTGGGGACCAACTTCTGCAATGTCTTCATTCTTTCATTAATTTTGTCCCTTCTTCTCtggaataaattaatgaacACCATAAGTCCacgcatatatatacatatacatatatattatttttattttattagcaGGTAACCTAAATAAAGGAAAATTTATAGCActacatttttaaaaattgagacAGTACGTGTACTTTTTTTATACATTAAAATTGGATCTATATGTTGAATATGGATACACGAGAGCACGAATCAAAATCTTCCAAATACACGCACACAATTTAATTCCAACTaaaactaatatataaaaatttaaatacggaAAGAAATAGAAATCTCAAATTTGTAAATATAACTAGGGGTGGgagatagggttcgggtatagggtacccgattactcgacccgaaaaaatcgagTATCGGGTACcatatacccgaaaaattcgggGTTGGGTTTGGGATCGGGTAGTTTAGGGTGCAAAAactcgggtatcgggtatacccgaatacccgaaattttaatatatatattttaaaattatttaattaatttaattaaaaataaaagctgAAATTAAGTTTGAATCACAACTTTCAATCTTTCAGACCCTAGTCCAGTAGTCcttttaatatatactccctccgtcccggccaagacgctacatttgcttttcggcacggtatttaaggagttgtagattaatgttttaagtgtgtaataataaagtgataaagtaggagagggAAAGTAATAacgtgataaagtaagaaagagaatgtaataaagtgataaagtaggagagagaatgtaataaagaaatatttaatttgtgttaattaaatgtttaaaattccttatttttgccaaatatagaaatgtagcatcttcgttgggacggcccaaaaaggaatatgtagcatcttgggcgggacggagggagtatattttaaaattattttcgattaaaaaaagagagggtattttcgggtattagggtaccctatTACCCGATTAAGctaaatcgggtaattcgggtaccctaatacccgaaatacccaaTTTTCACAGTTTGACTTGAAAGATGCAATTTTTACCGGATAATTTAGAGTACCCGAATACCTGACTCGGGTACCCAAGTCGGGTATTAGTGTATCCGATTTTTTTTCGAGTTCGGGATCGAGTATAGGGTTTTGGCCTTATCCaggatcgggtacccgattttttcgggtagggtacccgattccGACCCAATTCCCAGTCCTAAATATAACAAGATGAAGGGGAAAAAGatactacctccgtcccacCAAGCTTGAGCAACCtcttttcggcacgaattttaagaagttggtattttatgtattaagtgtggtagataaaaaggtgaaaaagtgaataaaggtAAATTTTTTGTCGTATAAGAAAGCTTGTTCAAAATTCGCTGGACAATCCGAAATGGAAAACTgctcaagcttcgtgggacgaAGGGGCAGTAAAACTTACTCTCTCAGACTGGTTATGAATAGCAGCTGCCCTAACTTTAGCTGAAATTGAGGATTTCCCTATTCCCAATTTTCTGTTGCCTTTTTTTCCTGCCTGCCTCtgcaatgaaataaaattacattaatattgtatttgtttatttattttttaaataaatcgcacgcatattttaaatttttaactaTACAACTGCAAAGCTAcatgtatattttataaaacaaacaggaaaaaaaatcaaacatttttttgtttttcaaaaaatgcacaattttttttttcatgattcaagattcaatattttaaaaatgcaCTATTTTTTAACGAATATACTATATACCCCAACGACAAACATctttaaattaaagttgagcAACTTTAATATGGATAAAATTGCTAGTGCTTTTAACGTGGATGCTTTTTACTTTTCATCCAcgtatatttctttttttaacgatgaattgtaaaataaataggaaattgcaagaaaataaaagtagagcAATTACAATGGATAAAATATATAGCTCGCGCTTTTAATAtgggtaaaaaataaaaaaaattataaatcacgagaaaataatttttgaaaaaattaagtACATGCCTGTGATCTACTGTGAAAAACGGTGTCGTGGTCCTCGCCGGAGGTCTTGGTGTAATCATCGCCGGAGCTGGTGTTTTCCGGCGACCAGAGGGAGGTAGGCgtgacgccgccgccgccgaagtCTCTCTCGCAAGAATCGAGCGTCAGCTGCTGGCTGTCCCTCCCGCCGCCGCACGTGTCGCTCGGGCTCCCGCTCGTGTAGCTCGTGCAGAAACCTCTCCCCGCACGAGCCAAGCAGCCGTCCGTGCCGGCGGCGCCGCTGCACGACCCCACCGTGCACGCGCCGATGCCCGGGACCTGCGTGGAGTTCTCCTGGTTGTCGTTCCGGCAGCTGTTGCTGCACGGCACGAGGGCGTCCAtgctggcggcggcggcggaggcggcttTGTTGACGGAGCCGCCGCCGTGGTCGAGCCAAGGCACCAGCTTCCCCGCCGCGGATTTGGCGTGGGGGAGGCAGGTGGCTTGGTCGACTATGGACTCCAGCGTGTCGGCGGCGCATGGATCTTCCCACGCGCCGCCGACGGCGTGCTTGCTCGCCGCGCGCGGCGCGCCGAGGCCGTACGCGGCGAGATGCCCGTTTTCCCATGTTAGCTCCGCCACTTCGTAGTCCAATCTGtagttcaaaaaaatatatataaaaaaaattgtgtcacaaaatattgaaatttttaaTCATTGAATTCGTGAAAAACAAGAGAGATTGAGAGAAATAAAATGGTGTGGGAATTACGAGGGCGCATCTGTAGCGAAAGAATTGGATGATTTAGGTCGGGCGCATTGATTCATTTCGACGTCTCtctacaaacttttttttttaattttatttttatttttatttctagaTTTGGTATGTAACATAATAATACATATATATCCAGTTTAGATTATTGAGTTTGAATATATGTGGATGTGGGTGTGGAGTGAGAAAGGATTCGACGGCATTTATGATTCATATAAGATAAGAAACAGCATAATTTGAAAGTGATATTTATCGATGCTCAATTGCTCATTGGACACCAAAATATGGAGTTCAAATGAAGCCtagttaattataatttattaatttataaattaaattaattacgTTTCGACAATGTGCGTCATCTCATAATTTCCTTCGTATATTTGTTAATGTTATGTACAATGTCAAAAGATCGTACTGATTATGATAATGAAGTGTAACTTAGTTGGTAAGATGTTTTTTTCTACGACCATTAAATTGGAAAATTTGAATCACCATATATAGGAGTATTGTAGTATTAACTATAACaacaaatttattatatatgcTAATCAATTTCTTCGAAAGGTAGTATGTACATGCTTAAATTTTTCGATTCGAGATTAATAGATTACAATATAAACAAAGAAAATTACCTTATAGTCTCTCTGATCCGTCTTTTAAATGCATTTTCATTTTAGAATGatacaagttttaaaaaaattggttaAATACGTGTGAACAGAAT includes these proteins:
- the LOC131020623 gene encoding transcription factor UNE10-like: MNQCARPKSSNSFATDAPSLDYEVAELTWENGHLAAYGLGAPRAASKHAVGGAWEDPCAADTLESIVDQATCLPHAKSAAGKLVPWLDHGGGSVNKAASAAAASMDALVPCSNSCRNDNQENSTQVPGIGACTVGSCSGAAGTDGCLARAGRGFCTSYTSGSPSDTCGGGRDSQQLTLDSCERDFGGGGVTPTSLWSPENTSSGDDYTKTSGEDHDTVFHSRSQRQAGKKGNRKLGIGKSSISAKVRAAAIHNQSERRRRDKINERMKTLQKLVPNSSKTDKASMLDEVIDYMKQLQAQVHMISRMNLPSMMMPLAMQQQFQMSMMNPAMGMGMAMPMPMPMHGMGVMDINAIGRATGMPPMMPQPAAAAAFMPMPSWDVQPPPLTPDFLSNFFATQSQPMTVDGYTRLAALYQQFQQTSAGSGSKK